One Megalops cyprinoides isolate fMegCyp1 chromosome 23, fMegCyp1.pri, whole genome shotgun sequence genomic region harbors:
- the LOC118770325 gene encoding potassium voltage-gated channel subfamily A member 2-like yields MEIALVSFENGGAKGSGGNAGEACSNALNLPQAPFAQTGIGEGYGMEVNALGSLQTGSWKINDMNNTFSSSENAMDALLRADHSPHLFDEDMLDMDLDNESNERVLINIAGLRFETQLGTLNQFPDTLLGDPDKRMKYFDPLRNEYFFDRNRPSFDGILYFYQSGGKIRRPVNVSIDVFADEIRFYQLGEEAMERFREDEGFIKDEEKPLPQNEFQKQVWLIFEYPESSSPARGIAIVSVLVITISIITFCMETLPEFRDERELPATGRVDNVTETRPTHSFSDPFFIIETTCVIWFTFELIVRFFACPSKSEFSKTIMNIIDIMAIVPYFITLGTELAEHQGQGNNGQQAMSLAILRVIRLVRVFRIFKLSRHSKGLQILGQTLKASMRELGLLIFFLFIGVILFSSAVYFAEADEPESHFSSIPDAFWWAVVTMTTVGYGDMRPVTVGGKIVGSLCAIAGVLTIALPVPVIVSNFNYFYHRETDQDQSSLKDEPSCDPDSPSGELKRSQSRSSVKSTGDVENNDGADSPAEKTNIKANSSMDIKRSLYALCLDIRETDL; encoded by the coding sequence ATGGAGATAGCCCTGGTAAGTTTTGAAAACGGCGGGGCTAAGGGAAGCGGGGGTAATGCCGGAGAAGCCTGCTCGAATGCGCTGAACCTTCCGCAAGCGCCCTTTGCGCAAACCGGGATCGGCGAGGGCTACGGTATGGAGGTAAACGCTCTTGGTAGCCTTCAGACGGGCTCGTGGAAAATAAACGACATGAACAACACTTTTAGCAGCAGCGAGAATGCCATGGACGCGCTCCTGCGAGCTGATCACAGCCCCCATCTGTTCGACGAGGACATGCTGGATATGGACTTGGACAACGAGAGCAATGAGAGGGTTTTGATCAATATCGCTGGCTTGAGGTTCGAGACCCAGCTAGGGACCCTGAATCAGTTCCCCGACACTTTGCTGGGGGACCCTGACAAGAGAATGAAATACTTTGACCCGCTCCGAAACGAGTACTTCTTTGACCGCAATCGACCGAGTTTCGACGGgattctgtatttttatcagTCGGGCGGGAAAATAAGGAGACCAGTCAATGTGTCAATTGACGTCTTCGCGGACGAGATTCGGTTCTATCAGCTTGGAGAAGAGGCCATGGAGAGGTTCCGAGAGGACGAGGGTTTTATTAAAGATGAGGAGAAGCCCTTGCCCCAAAACGAATTTCAGAAGCAGGTATGGCTTATTTTTGAGTACCCAGAGAGTTCCAGTCCTGCTAGAGGAATTGCCATCGTGTCTGTGCTTGTTATCACCATATCAATCATTACCTTTTGCATGGAAACGTTACCGGAGTTCCGTGACGAGAGAGAACTGCCAGCCACCGGCAGGGTAGACAATGTCACGGAGACCCGGCCGACTCACTCCTTCTCCGATCCCTTCTTTATAATAGAGACTACCTGCGTGATATGGTTCACATTTGAGCTGATTGTGAGGTTTTTCGCCTGCCCGAGCAAATCCGAGTTCTCCAAAACGATTATGAACATCATCGACATCATGGCTATAGTGCCTTACTTCATCACTCTAGGCACGGAGCTGGCGGAACACCAGGGGCAGGGAAACAACGGCCAGCAGGCCATGTCCCTGGCCATTCTGAGGGTGATTCGATTGGTTCGGGTGTTCCGGATATTCAAGCTCTCTAGACATTCTAAAGGACTGCAGATTCTTGGGCAGACTCTAAAGGCCAGTATGAGGGAGCTGGGCCTGTTAatcttctttctcttcatcGGGGTCATCCTATTCTCCAGCGCGGTGTACTTCGCGGAGGCGGATGAACCCGAGTCCCATTTCTCCAGCATCCCCGATGCCTTCTGGTGGGCTGTTGTAACCATGACAACCGTTGGCTATGGAGACATGAGACCCGTGACAGTAGGAGGCAAGATCGTCGGCTCGCTGTGCGCGATCGCCGGCGTGTTGACCATCGCGTTGCCGGTGCCCGTCATTGTGTCAAACTTCAATTACTTCTATCACAGAGAGACCGACCAGGACCAGTCGTCTCTCAAAGATGAGCCCAGCTGTGACCCCGACAGCCCCAGTGGCGAACTGAAAAGGAGCCAAAGTAGGTCCTCTGTCAAGTCCACTGGCGACGTGGAAAACAACGATGGTGCTGACTCGCCGGCCGAAAAAACGAAcatcaaagcaaacagcagtATGGACATCAAAAGATCCCTTTATGCTCTCTGCTTGGACATTAGGGAAACAGATCTGTAG